The Trichosurus vulpecula isolate mTriVul1 chromosome 9, mTriVul1.pri, whole genome shotgun sequence region CTCTGCAAGAAAGAGAAGAGTCTTTAAAGGCAGTGTGGTTTAAGCAACCTGCTCCAAAGGAGACCCAGCCTGACTGCAGAGCAGTCCCTGGGCCAATGAGAAGTGAGATGGGAAAAGAGCTGAACTGGAATCTAGGGTGCATTAGAGGGGCCTCAGGGACAGGTTACCTTTGGGGGGCTGGAGGagttgcagcagcagcagcagcaatgcaAGATGACGAGGAGCGTCAGCACCAGTACAGTCCCTGGGGGGCAGGAGGAAAGATGTCACTGGAAGCCTTGGGAGGAATCAGGAGGAAGAAGCTGTGGTCACACTGACTTGGAGCAGTGGGAATTAGGACTGCATCGCTCAGGTGGATTGGTGACCCAAGTAGGTAAGAGTGGAGAAGGACAAGGACCAAGGCCACACTGATAGGTGAGGGAGAGATCTGGAAGGCTATACCCATACTGACCAATGAAGGTGAGGAAGATCACAAAGGCTGCAATGTCCCACTCGGACTGAAACAGTTGGCGGCTTTTCAGTCGGCTCACCAGTTCCTGTGCAGTCTCCTGCAGCTCGCTCCCCACATCCCTGACGGATGGGGCCATCCCTGCGAGTCCTTGGACACCTATCTCATCCCCATCAAGAAAGCCAAGAGCACAACAGAGGCGTCAACCCCTTTACCCACCCTCACCTTCCCACTGGCCCTAAGCCAGCCCAAGTCTGGGGGGAAAGAATCCCAGCTCCCGGTGTGAcctcagtcacttaacttccttgggcctcataCTCTTCATCTATAATGAGGAAGATGGCCTTTTGAGGTCCCCTCCAGCCACGGATCTGTGACTCTGAGTGAGGTGGGGTAATCCCAGGATTCAAAGGCAGTCCATTCCTTCCTAAGTCTAGCCCTAGGCAGgaagtttcagtttcctcctacCTCCTCCGGCTTCTGTTGTCCCTTCACAGAGTACGGAAAGCCAGAGAACCATAACCTGGCTTTACCAGTCCCCCAAGTTAACTCCCCCAGACTCCTGAGGAAGTCCCCACTGATCCTAAATTAAATCGCTATGCTCTTACCTTAGAGAGAAATACCCTGCCTGCTAGAGACAGCACCACCGACTTCCTGCTTCCTACTCTGGCTGCACCTGTGGCCACCCAGCTCCTCCTCCAACCTCTGGGCAAGCCCAgttcagcccagcccagcccagctcagCTATAGCTAATGTTTCAGGGAACAGAGTTGAGGGCCTAAACTGCCCCAGGTTTACCACAGAGATGGACGTTGAAAGTGGGAAAGGGGAGCATGCCTGCCTCCCAAAGGCATCTCTGCAAGATCCTCAAAACGTGTCTTTGTACTTACTATAAGGCCCTAGGGAAGGTAGGGTATCGATCACATCCTCAGTGCGTCTGTCCATATAGTCGCGCGCGCTcgcgggcacacacacacacacacacacacacacacacacacacacacacacacacacattcctaatTCCCGGACCAGACCTTCTGCCCCAGGAGGAGAGACATTTTGAAAAAGCTTAGAGAATCAGGGAGCAGAAAGAATAGGCCCCAGGAGGCTAAGATGGCATGATGCGAgttgaagaggggaaggagggcagaTTTCTCACCTTGGCCTCAAAGTAGCAACTTCAAGAAACTGAACAGTTCTCCTACCCACTGTATAATCCCTCCAAATTCTAACAAAAGGGAAAGAGCCCTTGATTAGTagccaggaaacctgggttctgtCTAGTCCAAGCTCAGTCACTGAGCCACAGTGTGACCTCTAGCAAGATATaaatgtttccttatttgttaccTTTACCTGCTGCTTACCTGGGAATAATTACTAATCATagctagcatatatatatatatgtctcatttgctcttcacaacagccctgggaagtacatgttatcatttccttccttttacaattaacaaaacagagagacaaaggaacttgcccagagtcacagccaCTGAGTGTCTGCTGCCGGATTTGGGGCTGATTGAAGGTCT contains the following coding sequences:
- the SMIM22 gene encoding small integral membrane protein 22; its protein translation is MAPSVRDVGSELQETAQELVSRLKSRQLFQSEWDIAAFVIFLTFIGTVLVLTLLVILHCCCCCCNSSSPPKRRPKGVDNLALEP